A DNA window from Loxodonta africana isolate mLoxAfr1 chromosome 7, mLoxAfr1.hap2, whole genome shotgun sequence contains the following coding sequences:
- the LOC100663469 gene encoding olfactory receptor 5B12-like, with the protein MENISEVTEFILVGLTDALALQVPLFLIFTVIYFITLVGNLGMIVLILLDSRLHTPMYFFLSNLSLVDCVYASAVTPKVMVGFLTGGKIISYNGCAAQMFFFAAFAAIENFLLASMAFDRHAAVCKPLHYTTTMTSTVCALLVTGSYICGLLETSILVAFTFHLSFCHFNVVNHFFCDIPPLLSLSCSDIYTNEIVLFTLAACTVFFTLLVILNSYLFIFIAILRMHSAEGQKKAFSTCASHLTTVSIFYGTIIFMYLQPSLSHSMDTDKIASVFYTMIIPMLNPLVYSLRNKDVKSAFKKVVEEAKLSTGLKF; encoded by the coding sequence ATGGAGAACATCTCAGAGGTGACTGAATTCATTCTCGTGGGGCTAACAGATGCCCTAGCCCTTCAGGTccctttatttttaatcttcacagTCATTTACTTCATCACTCTAGTTGGGAACCTGGGGATGATAGTGTTGATTCTGTTAGACTCTCgtctccacactcccatgtactttttcctcagtaaCCTCTCCCTAGTGGACTGTGTTTATGCCTCAGCAGTCACACCCAAGGTGATGGTGGGGTTTCTCACAGGAGGTAAGATCATCTCCTACAATGGGTGTGCTGCCCAGATGTTCTTCTTTGCAGCCTTTGCTGCTATTGAAAACTTCCTCCTGGCCTCGATGGCCTTTGACCGCCATGCAGCAGTATGTAAACCCTTGCATTACACCACCACCATGACAAGCACTGTGTGTGCTCTACTGGTCACTGGCTCCTACATCTGTGGACTGTTGGAAACTTCCATCCTTGTTGCCTTTACTTTCCACCTTTCCTTCTGTCATTTCAATGTGgttaatcactttttctgtgacatCCCCCCACTGCTGTCTCTCTCCTGTTCTGATATCTACACAAACGAGATTGTGCTCTTCACTTTGGCAGCTTGCACTgtctttttcactcttttggttatCTTGAACTCTTAcctgttcatttttattgctatCCTGAGAATGCACTCAGCTGAGGGACAAAAGAAGGCCTTTTCCACCTGTGCTTCCCACCTTACCACTGTTTCCATCTTCTATGGGACAATTATCTTCATGTACTTACAGCCAAGTCTCAGTCATTCCATGGACACAGACAAAATAGCATCTGTGTTCTACACCATGATCATCCCCATGCTGAACCCTCTGGTCTACAGCCTGAGAAACAAGGATGTCAAGAGTGCATTCAAGAAGGTTGTTGAGGAGGCAAAATTATCTACAGGCTTAAAGTTTTAA